The following are encoded in a window of Eriocheir sinensis breed Jianghai 21 chromosome 35, ASM2467909v1, whole genome shotgun sequence genomic DNA:
- the LOC127007539 gene encoding uncharacterized protein LOC127007539 — translation MDAVEVAVTCALLLRRRRKKKPRNHWVHPIVSQRLLRGAFHTLFEDLKGHPDKFFNYFRMSQETFGHLITLTGPLIAHQDTNMRKCVPVEERLAVTLRYLATGNSFVSLHFEYRLGESTIRQIVYETCEALWKSLQNIYMPEKSGSDWLQVAKDFYANTQFPNCIGALDGKHVRIKNPDNCGSSFYNYKQFFSIVLMALVDSGCSFTAIDVGAAGKSSDSNVFKKSNLCKKLDSGELKLPNPCPLPNDNSRTCMPYVIVSDEAFALTENVLRPYPNKNLTGQQRVFNYRLSRARRSVECTFGIMANTWRIFHRPLDVKPEFCDVIVKACCILHNYVKKHEGVNFEETLYECPMNDIDRVGTRCNMKGKTVRDHFASYFTSPQGAVSWQYNKM, via the exons ATGGATGCCGTGGAGGTAGCAGTAACCTGTGCACTCCTGCTCAGGAGGAGACGAAAAAAGAAGCCAAGAAATCACTGGGTACACCCCATAGTCAGTCAGCGATTACTACGTGGAGCATTCCACACATTGTTTGAGGACCTAAAAGGGCACCCTGATAAATTTTTTAATTACTTTAGGATGTCACAGGAAACCTTTGGTCATCTAATCACATTAACTGGGCCCCTTATAGCACACCAGGACACCAAcatgaggaagtgtgtgccagtagaggAAAGGCTGGCTGTAACATTAAG ATACCTAGCAACGGGGAACAGCTTCGTTTCGCTTCACTTTGAGTACCGGCTTGGTGAATCAACAATTCGTCAAATTGTCTACGAAACATGTGAAGCACTCTGGAAAAGCCTGCAGAACATCTACATGCCTGAGAAAAGTGGAAGTGACTGGCTCCAAGTCGCAAAGGATTTCTATGCTAACACACAATTCCCAAACTGCATTGGTGCTCTTGATGGGAAACACGTCCGCATCAAGAATCCAGATAATTGTGGTTCTAGTTTCTATAATTACAAGCAGTTTTTCTCAATTGTACTCATGGCGTTAGTTGACAGTGGGTGTTCATTTACAGCTATTGATGTTGGAGCTGCTGGAAAATCCAGTGATTCAAATGTGTTTAAAAAATCTAATTTATGTAAAAAATTAGATTCTGGGGAACTTAAGCTTCCAAACCCATGCCCACTACCAAATGACAACAGTAGAACTTGCATGCCATACGTTATTGTCAGTGATGAGGCATTTGCTTTGACTGAGAATGTTCTACGGCCATATCCAAACAAAAATCTGACAGGTCAACAACGTGTTTTCAACTATCGTTTGTCACGAGCAAGGCGCTCAGTTGAATGCACGTTTGGTATCATGGCAAACACATGGAGAATTTTCCATAGACCTCTGGATGTCAAACCTGAGTTTTGTGATGTCATAGTTAAGGCATGCTGTATTTTACACAACTACGTAAAAAAACATGAGGGTGTCAACTTTGAAGAAACATTGTATGAATGTCCAATGAATGACATTGATCGTGTTGGCACCAGATGTAACATGAAAGGAAAAACAGTACGAGATCACTTTGCATCATACTTTACTAGTCCCCAAGGAGCAGTTTCATGGCAGTATAACAAAATGTAA